AATGCGACAAATTAGGGATTTAATACGACGAATTAGGGATTTAATACGACGAATTAGGGATTTAATACGACGAATTAGGGATTTAATACGACGAATTAGGGATTTATATTGCGACAATAAAAAATGAATTGACGTAGTTAAAACAAACTGTTAATATTTATATATAACTTAGTAGAACAAGGGGGAAAATAAGGTTGTATCTAATAGAAGAACTAGAAAATGATAAGATTTTGATGAAAAATAATATATTAGTTAAAGCACGATATAACTTAAGTTTAGTTGAAAATAGAATATTTTTATTTATGCTTTATAAGCTCCAAAGAGAGTCTAAAGGGGTTCTAAAGTGTGAAATTAGCCATAAAGAATTTAAAGATATAGTTAAGTTTAAAGAAAAAAATACTGTAAAAGGAATATTAGAAGTATTAGAGGAACTAAGAAAAAAGCCTATCTTTTTTAAAGAAGAAAAGAAAAATAAAAAAGGTAGTTTGTGGGGAGCTTATGGATTTATAAACGGATATTATTACGACGACGAATTAGGGAGTTTTAACATAGAAGCATCTGAAAAAATACATGAGATTTTAAAAGAATACTTGAAGATGGGGTACACACCTATAAATGTTCAAATATGGTTATCACTTAATAATTCATATGCACAACGTTTTTATGACTTATTAAGACTCTGGAGTAATACTAAAACGGTTATAACTTATAAAATAGATGAAATTAAAGAATTATTAATGTTAGAGGATAAATATGATAGATACAATGATTTTAAGAGAAGAGTTATAACTCCAGCTATAAAAGAACTTAACAATACAGGTTACTTTAAGATAAATATAAAAGAAAATAAAGTTGGTAGAAAAGTTGATTCTATAGATTTTATAGTAAAGGATCTGGATAAGAGAAAGTATTTTAACAATGAAAAAGAGTCTAGGGTTATAGAAGTCAAAAATGAAGATATAGTTCAAGAAAATTTAATAACTAATAATCAAAGTAAAAAAGAAGAATCAAAGGATTTCTATATTCCAAATAAAAAACTATTTACAGCTAAAACACTAGATAACTTTAAAAAAGATTTCTCAAATTATGATTTTAAAGACATTACATATAAAAAACTATTACAAGAAGCAATTCTAGTGACGTTAGAAAAAGATGATGAAGAAAAGATTAAAGTTAAATCTTATAATTATTTCAAAAAAACTTTAGAAAATAAAATAAATGATATTAAAGATAATAAATATAAATTTAAACCTACAAAAACTAGATTCCATAATATAAATCAATCTTTTAATAAATATAAATCAGATGAATTAGAAGAGATTTTATTAAATAGTCAAAAAGGTAAATTTAAATAAACATAGAAGATAAAAAAGCATCGTAAATTACGATGCTTTTTTATCTTCTATGTTTATTGAATTATTTTCTATTTTTAAATATTGTTCAGTTGAAGAAATCTGACTACCAGGCTGAATAGAATCCGGACTATTATCAAGAGGACCTTTAGATCCAATAGGAACATCTTTAGCAAAATGGATTCCATAATCTCCAAATGTTATTAAAAAATAGTTAAATTTTAAATCACTAGAATTTAAATCGTTATATACTTTTATAATTTCTTGATTCGTAGGTTCCTTAGTACATGGTATTTTAATAAAAAATTCACCTGGTAAAATTTCTTTAAAACCGTTTCTCAAAGGAATAACTTCACCATCACCTAGAACAGTAGATACTTTTTTAATTTCTGTATTTTTAGCTGAAGTATCTTCTATTTTTTCATCGTTTTCTTTAGAACACCCCGTCAACATTACTAGTAACATTAAAATTAAAAAACTTATATTTAATATTTTTTTTACCATTTTTTACCTCCAAGTTTTACTAGTAATAATATATCATAGTTTAAAGTTAAGTTCCAATTATATATACATATAAAAATTTAAATCAAAATCAAAGTTTTAATAAATATAATAAAAAAGAATTAGAATAAATAATAATTGAAAATCAAAAAAGTAAATTTGGAACTGACTCTACTAATTCAAATGAAGATATCATAGCAGATAATTGGAAAATAGATGAAAATAAAATAGGTTAAAAAATTATTTTTAATGTAATGAAACATTATTAATGAATTTTATTTGAATTAAAAATAATTTATTAATAATGTTTATTCAGTTGTTAAAGGAATATAGGTATAAATGTATAATAAGTTAATATAAAACTATTTATGATTTAACCTAAATGTAAAAATAAAGTATAAAAAAATTAAAAATAATTTATTTATACTTTATTTTTAACTTGTAATAAACATTTAATTATATTAAAATAAAAAGTGTTTAAAAATTAAAATAAAATTAAAAATAATTTATTTACAATTTATTTTTAATTTAAAAATAAATGAGGTGTAAATTATGAAAATATGTTCATTTTTCAATGTTAAAGGTGGAGTTGGAAAAACTACTTTAACAATACTTACTGCAATGAAATTAAGCAAAGAAGGTAAAAAAGTATTACTTATAGATGCAGATACTCAAGCTAACTTAACACAATTTTTATATAAGGTAGTTCACGAAGATAAAACATTATTTCAAATGCTAACAGAGAACGCAACAGCAGATGAAGTAATACTAGAAAGCATATTAGATAGATTTGAAAATATCGATTTAATTCCAAGTGATATAAGTTTAAGTGTATTATCTGAATATCTATCAACTCAAATGGGAAGAGAAAAAGCTGTATGGAGATGGTTTAAAAATAACATAGATACAGTAGAAAAATACGATTATATATTTGTAGATTTATCACCAAGCTATGATCTAATAGCTAGAAACTTTATGTTAATTTCAGATAGCATTATAACTCCAATTGAATATCAAGATATTGCTAGTATAAGAGGGTGCGAATTATTCTATCAAAAGTTTAGACAAGACTTAGAGTTTTTAGATATACAAACAAATGTAAAAAGAGCTGTTGTTATAAATTCATATACAAGCAGAAAACTATCTACTGGAGATTTATTTAATAACTATTTAAATGAATTTGAAGATATAAAAAGAGATTTATTAGAATCTAAGATTAGTGATACGACTGTAGTAAAGAATGCAATTTTAAATAATATGGATTTAGAAGATTATTGTAGAAAACAAAAGAAGGCTCACAAAGTTAGAGAAGAGTTTAATAATTTAATAAAAGAATTAGAAGAAAAGGAAGTGCTATAAAATGGCTTTAGATGTTTTTAAAGAAGATGTTAAAGAGATAAAAATAAGAAAAAATGATTATCAAATTAAAGTAGATAAAGTTATAGAAAATAATATAAAAGAAGAAGACATATCAATAGGGACTTTAAATTTATTAGATATGGAAGAAGAAAAAAAGATAGTAAAAACACCTCAGACCATTTATCTTGAAGAGGATGATTTAAAGCTTTTAAAAGCAGTATCTTCTATAAAAAATACAACTATAGGTAAGACAATAAATAATATAATTAAAGTTGCTGTAGAAACTACAAAAGCTAGTTTACCAGCTGATTTCGATATAGATAAACAATCATTAAAATATGATAGAGATAATAAAGTAAAAAAGAATAAGAAATAAATTAAAAAAAATGTATAAATAATTTATAAATAAAGTAATAAAAAATTATGGTAAAGATAATATTAGAATGAATTTATTTACATAGAAGTTTTTTTGACACATATTTATATAAATATGCATATATTATATAAATAGCTTGTGTTATATAAATAGCATGCTATTTATAATTATTTTCAATCATGGGTTAAAATAGATAGGGTTAATACCTTATCTATTTTTTTATTTATGATAAGTTAACGAAACAGCTAAAATTTTATATTTATTAAAAAGAAAACAGGTAAATATAAAAATAAAAATACTTAACATATAATAATTTTTTTGTATACACTTGTTTCTTATTGAGGTATTTGAAATTAATTTTTAAAATAAAACAAAAAGGCTATGAATACATTATCATAGCCTTTTCTTGAAAATAAAATAAATATTTTTAACTTAAAACTATATATTTTATATTAACCTATTAAAGATACAGCATCTGCACAAACAAGGTAGAATTTGCCTTCAGGTTCATTTCCAAGTATTATTACATTATCTTTGTTACCAATTACTTCTACATCTTGAAGTGATAATGAACCTGCTGTTAATGTAACAGTACCAGTTATGTTTGCACCTGCTACTTCTTTTAATATTCCTTCATTACAGCAACAATCTTCACACTTA
This region of Paraclostridium sordellii genomic DNA includes:
- a CDS encoding ParA family protein yields the protein MKICSFFNVKGGVGKTTLTILTAMKLSKEGKKVLLIDADTQANLTQFLYKVVHEDKTLFQMLTENATADEVILESILDRFENIDLIPSDISLSVLSEYLSTQMGREKAVWRWFKNNIDTVEKYDYIFVDLSPSYDLIARNFMLISDSIITPIEYQDIASIRGCELFYQKFRQDLEFLDIQTNVKRAVVINSYTSRKLSTGDLFNNYLNEFEDIKRDLLESKISDTTVVKNAILNNMDLEDYCRKQKKAHKVREEFNNLIKELEEKEVL
- a CDS encoding replication initiation protein produces the protein MYLIEELENDKILMKNNILVKARYNLSLVENRIFLFMLYKLQRESKGVLKCEISHKEFKDIVKFKEKNTVKGILEVLEELRKKPIFFKEEKKNKKGSLWGAYGFINGYYYDDELGSFNIEASEKIHEILKEYLKMGYTPINVQIWLSLNNSYAQRFYDLLRLWSNTKTVITYKIDEIKELLMLEDKYDRYNDFKRRVITPAIKELNNTGYFKINIKENKVGRKVDSIDFIVKDLDKRKYFNNEKESRVIEVKNEDIVQENLITNNQSKKEESKDFYIPNKKLFTAKTLDNFKKDFSNYDFKDITYKKLLQEAILVTLEKDDEEKIKVKSYNYFKKTLENKINDIKDNKYKFKPTKTRFHNINQSFNKYKSDELEEILLNSQKGKFK